In Nocardioides faecalis, the following proteins share a genomic window:
- a CDS encoding TetR/AcrR family transcriptional regulator: MVTPASDGRRRAAAARRRARQAEIIAATRQIFDSKGVRDVQIEEIASAVGINRAIVYRHFTGKEELFALTLVGYLDELHELIVQAADSATDPRERLAAIVGAFVDYGVAHPAFVDCAQTLMVRPGEELLEEIAEGALFRLGRAITSCLTVLSDVLTDGVERGELALTEDPVLLANALYASGLGALQLARLGILVHEVAPGVPTVGQISAEQVRSYLVTSALALATAGNPTG, encoded by the coding sequence ATGGTCACCCCCGCGAGCGACGGACGCCGCCGCGCCGCTGCGGCCCGCCGCCGGGCGCGGCAGGCCGAGATCATCGCCGCGACCCGGCAGATCTTCGACTCCAAGGGCGTGCGCGACGTCCAGATCGAGGAGATCGCCAGCGCGGTCGGCATCAACCGCGCGATCGTCTACCGGCACTTCACCGGCAAGGAGGAGCTGTTCGCGCTGACCCTGGTCGGCTACCTCGACGAGCTCCACGAGCTGATCGTGCAGGCCGCCGACAGCGCCACCGACCCGCGCGAGCGGCTCGCCGCCATCGTCGGCGCCTTCGTCGACTACGGCGTGGCGCACCCGGCGTTCGTGGACTGTGCCCAGACGCTCATGGTGCGCCCCGGCGAGGAGCTGCTCGAGGAGATCGCCGAGGGTGCGCTGTTCCGGCTCGGCCGGGCGATCACCTCCTGCCTGACGGTGCTCTCCGACGTGCTCACCGACGGCGTCGAGCGCGGCGAGCTCGCGCTGACCGAGGACCCGGTGCTGCTGGCCAACGCCCTCTACGCCAGCGGGCTGGGCGCCCTGCAGCTGGCCCGGCTCGGCATCCTCGTGCACGAGGTCGCGCCCGGGGTGCCCACCGTCGGCCAGATCTCCGCCGAGCAGGTGCGCTCCTACCTGGTCACCTCCGCGCTCGCACTCGCCACCGCCGGCAACCCCACCGGTTGA
- a CDS encoding TetR/AcrR family transcriptional regulator: MSIDTTRGRRGRLDQEAVLRAAEVLVDRDGYDALTMTSLAAELDARVSSLYNHVANLEDLRALIQVRAMRMLGEHVRAAAMGHAGAEGLRALSHALRSFARSHPQRYAALTRPPIDREAFFSAALDAIEALAVMVRSAGLPEDRLIQTGLAVFAALHGFVSLEVAGYFGDLSGTSGEVDLDQVYAEVIDGAVTAASLETSH, from the coding sequence TTGAGCATCGACACGACACGCGGTCGTCGCGGGCGCCTCGACCAGGAGGCGGTCCTCCGGGCCGCCGAAGTGCTGGTCGACCGCGACGGGTACGACGCCCTCACGATGACCTCGCTCGCCGCCGAGCTCGACGCCCGCGTCTCCTCGCTGTACAACCACGTCGCGAACCTGGAGGACCTGCGGGCCCTCATCCAGGTCCGGGCCATGCGGATGCTCGGTGAGCACGTGCGCGCCGCCGCGATGGGCCACGCCGGTGCCGAGGGTCTGCGGGCGCTGAGCCACGCGCTGCGCTCCTTCGCCCGCAGCCACCCGCAGCGCTACGCCGCACTGACCCGCCCGCCGATCGACCGGGAGGCGTTCTTCAGCGCCGCGCTGGATGCGATCGAGGCGCTGGCGGTCATGGTGCGCTCCGCCGGGCTGCCCGAGGACCGGCTGATCCAGACCGGCCTGGCCGTCTTCGCCGCGCTGCACGGCTTCGTCTCGCTCGAGGTCGCGGGCTACTTCGGCGACCTGTCCGGCACCAGCGGCGAGGTCGACCTGGACCAGGTGTACGCCGAGGTGATCGACGGCGCCGTCACTGCCGCCTCCCTCGAGACCAGCCACTGA
- a CDS encoding ATP-dependent DNA ligase — MLLAELVAVSAAVAATRSRTEKSRLIAGLLESASPGERSLVAHYLSGRLRQRRTGLGRRGLQQLPVAAAEASLTVAEVDAAFEAMSQLSGGGSTAARTALAAEMFGRATAEEQHWLRAVALGEVRQGASEAAVVDALAKAADVPLAAVRRAAMLAGGATYVVDAAFDGTEALAAVGLTVGRPVLPMLASSAPDVAAALAKAGGGGAGGEGAEVGVDAKLDGIRIQVHRDADEVRIATRSLDDITTRLPEVVAVVRALPAQRVVLDGEALALDATGRPHAFQDTASRTARSTSPVAVTPYFFDLLHLDGTDLIDLPARQRWAALEALVPPEHRVRRWVGSEVASAEAFTAEVLAEGHEGVVVKSVTAPYEAGRRGAAWVKVKPVHTLDLVVLAVEHGSGRRRGWLSNIHLGARDDSSPTGFTMLGKTFKGMTDEMLAWQTRRFRELEVADDGWVVTVRPEQVVEVAFDGLQRSTRYPGGVALRFARVLRYRDDKRADVADSIETVRALAAGD; from the coding sequence GTGCTGCTCGCCGAGCTGGTCGCCGTCTCCGCTGCGGTGGCCGCGACGCGCTCGCGGACCGAGAAGTCCCGGCTGATCGCCGGGCTGCTCGAATCAGCCTCGCCCGGGGAGCGCTCGCTGGTCGCGCACTACCTGAGCGGCCGGCTCCGGCAGCGTCGTACCGGGCTGGGCCGGCGCGGGCTGCAGCAGCTGCCGGTGGCGGCCGCCGAGGCGAGCCTCACCGTGGCCGAGGTGGACGCGGCCTTCGAGGCGATGTCACAGCTGAGCGGGGGCGGCTCCACCGCGGCCCGCACCGCGCTGGCCGCCGAGATGTTCGGCCGGGCCACCGCCGAGGAGCAGCACTGGCTGCGTGCCGTGGCGCTCGGCGAGGTCCGCCAGGGTGCGTCGGAGGCGGCGGTGGTCGACGCGCTGGCCAAGGCCGCCGACGTCCCCCTGGCGGCGGTACGACGCGCCGCGATGCTCGCGGGCGGCGCCACCTACGTGGTCGACGCCGCATTCGACGGCACCGAGGCGCTGGCGGCCGTCGGCCTGACGGTGGGCCGACCGGTGCTGCCGATGCTGGCCTCCTCGGCGCCCGACGTGGCTGCGGCGCTGGCCAAGGCGGGCGGCGGGGGTGCCGGCGGCGAGGGTGCCGAGGTGGGCGTGGACGCCAAGCTGGACGGCATCCGGATCCAGGTGCACCGCGACGCTGACGAGGTCCGCATCGCCACCCGCAGCCTGGACGACATCACCACCCGGCTACCCGAGGTGGTGGCAGTCGTCCGTGCCCTGCCCGCGCAGCGGGTGGTGCTGGACGGCGAGGCGCTCGCGCTCGACGCCACCGGCCGCCCGCACGCTTTCCAGGACACCGCGTCGCGCACCGCCCGCAGCACCTCCCCGGTCGCAGTGACGCCGTACTTCTTCGACCTGCTGCACCTCGACGGCACCGACCTCATCGACCTTCCTGCCCGACAGCGGTGGGCTGCCCTCGAGGCGTTGGTGCCGCCCGAGCACCGGGTACGGCGCTGGGTCGGCTCCGAGGTGGCGAGCGCGGAGGCGTTCACCGCCGAGGTGCTCGCCGAGGGACACGAGGGGGTCGTGGTGAAGTCGGTGACGGCCCCCTACGAGGCGGGCCGGCGCGGTGCGGCGTGGGTGAAGGTGAAGCCGGTGCACACCCTGGACCTGGTGGTGCTCGCCGTGGAGCACGGCTCCGGGCGGCGCCGAGGCTGGCTCTCCAACATCCATCTCGGTGCCCGCGACGACTCCTCGCCCACCGGGTTCACCATGCTGGGCAAGACGTTCAAGGGCATGACGGACGAGATGCTCGCCTGGCAGACACGGCGGTTCCGCGAGCTCGAGGTCGCCGACGACGGCTGGGTGGTGACGGTGCGTCCGGAGCAGGTGGTGGAGGTCGCCTTCGACGGCCTGCAACGCTCGACCCGGTATCCGGGTGGGGTGGCGCTGCGCTTCGCGCGGGTGCTGCGCTACCGCGACGACAAGCGCGCCGACGTGGCGGACAGCATCGAGACCGTCCGAGCGCTGGCTGCCGGGGACTGA
- the uvrB gene encoding excinuclease ABC subunit UvrB — protein sequence MRPVTDLERRVAPFKVQSDYEPSGDQPAAIAEITKRINAGVSDVVLLGATGTGKTATTAWIAEQVQRPMLVLQPNKTLAAQFANELRQLFPDNAVEYFVSYYDYYQPEAYVPQTDTYIEKDSSINEEVERLRHSATNSLLTRRDVIVVSTVSCIYGLGTPQEYVDRMIRLRVGEEHDRDSVLRRLVEIQYTRNDLAFTRGTFRVRGDTLEIFPVYEEMAVRIEFFGDEIERLMTLHPVTGEVLTEDTELYVFPASHYIAGPERMERAIRGIEAELAEQLELFERQGKMLEAQRLRMRTTYDIEMMRQVGSCSGIENYSMHMDGRSRGSAPNTLLDYFPEDFILVIDESHVAVPQIGGMYEGDMSRKRNLVEHGFRLPSAMDNRPLRWEEFLERIGQTIYLSATPGDYELDRVQGDVVEQIIRPTGLVDPQIVVKPTKGQIDDLIAEIRLRAEKQERVLVTTLTKKMSEDLTDYLLDAGIRTRYLHSEVDTLKRIELLRDLRLGLYDVLVGINLLREGLDLPEVSLVAILDADKEGFLRSDKSLIQTIGRAARNVSGEVHMYADKITPSMESAIDETNRRREKQVAYNLERGIDPQPLRKKIADITEMLAREDETTQELLQTWADVGQKGRAGGVKPKVSPTPRLRQSDIGEGADLAGMPSSDLAELIQELTDQMKAAAAELQFELAGRLRDEISDLKKELRQMVEATK from the coding sequence ATGCGTCCGGTCACTGATCTCGAGCGTCGTGTCGCCCCCTTCAAGGTCCAGTCGGACTACGAGCCCTCGGGTGACCAGCCGGCCGCGATCGCGGAGATCACCAAGCGGATCAACGCCGGGGTCTCCGACGTCGTGCTGCTCGGCGCGACCGGTACCGGCAAGACGGCCACGACGGCCTGGATCGCCGAGCAGGTGCAGCGGCCGATGCTGGTGCTGCAGCCCAACAAGACGCTGGCCGCGCAGTTCGCCAACGAGCTGCGCCAGCTCTTCCCCGACAACGCGGTGGAGTACTTCGTCTCCTACTACGACTACTACCAGCCCGAGGCCTACGTCCCGCAGACCGACACCTACATCGAGAAGGACTCCTCCATCAACGAGGAGGTCGAGCGGCTGCGCCACTCCGCCACCAACAGCCTGCTGACCCGCCGCGACGTCATCGTGGTCTCCACCGTCTCGTGCATCTACGGCCTCGGCACCCCGCAGGAGTACGTCGACCGGATGATCCGGCTGCGGGTCGGCGAGGAGCACGACCGCGACTCGGTGCTGCGCCGGCTGGTGGAGATCCAGTACACCCGCAACGACCTCGCCTTCACCCGCGGCACCTTCCGGGTGCGCGGGGACACCCTCGAGATCTTTCCGGTCTACGAGGAGATGGCGGTGCGCATCGAGTTCTTCGGCGACGAGATCGAGCGGCTGATGACGCTGCACCCGGTCACCGGCGAGGTGCTGACCGAGGACACCGAGCTCTACGTCTTCCCGGCCAGCCACTACATCGCCGGTCCGGAGCGGATGGAGCGCGCGATCCGCGGCATCGAGGCCGAGCTGGCCGAGCAGCTGGAGCTGTTCGAGCGCCAAGGCAAGATGCTCGAGGCGCAGCGCCTGCGGATGCGCACGACGTACGACATCGAGATGATGCGGCAGGTCGGCTCCTGCTCGGGCATCGAGAACTACTCGATGCACATGGACGGGCGCAGCCGCGGCAGCGCCCCCAACACGCTGCTGGACTACTTCCCCGAGGACTTCATCCTCGTCATCGACGAGTCCCACGTCGCCGTCCCGCAGATCGGCGGCATGTACGAGGGCGACATGTCGCGCAAGCGGAACCTGGTCGAGCACGGGTTCCGGCTGCCGAGCGCGATGGACAACCGGCCGCTGCGCTGGGAGGAGTTCCTGGAGCGGATCGGGCAGACCATCTACCTCTCCGCCACCCCCGGCGACTACGAGCTGGACCGGGTGCAGGGCGACGTCGTGGAGCAGATCATCCGCCCGACCGGTCTGGTGGACCCCCAGATCGTGGTCAAGCCCACCAAGGGCCAGATCGACGACCTGATCGCCGAGATCCGCCTGCGTGCCGAGAAGCAGGAGCGGGTGCTGGTCACCACGCTGACGAAGAAGATGTCCGAGGACCTCACCGACTACCTGCTCGACGCCGGGATCCGCACACGGTACCTGCACTCCGAGGTGGACACCCTCAAACGGATCGAGCTGCTGCGCGACCTGCGGCTCGGCCTGTACGACGTCCTCGTCGGCATCAACCTCCTGCGTGAGGGCCTCGACCTGCCGGAGGTCTCGCTGGTCGCGATCCTCGACGCCGACAAGGAGGGCTTCCTGCGCTCCGACAAGTCGCTGATCCAGACCATCGGCCGTGCCGCCCGCAACGTCTCGGGCGAGGTGCACATGTACGCCGACAAGATCACGCCCTCGATGGAGTCGGCCATCGACGAGACCAACCGGCGCCGCGAGAAGCAGGTCGCCTACAACCTCGAGCGCGGCATCGACCCGCAGCCGCTGCGCAAGAAGATCGCCGACATCACCGAGATGCTCGCCCGCGAGGACGAGACCACGCAGGAGCTGCTGCAGACCTGGGCGGACGTCGGGCAGAAGGGACGAGCCGGCGGGGTCAAGCCGAAGGTCTCGCCGACGCCGCGGCTGCGTCAGAGCGACATCGGCGAGGGTGCCGACCTCGCCGGGATGCCCAGCTCCGACCTCGCCGAGCTGATCCAGGAGCTCACCGACCAGATGAAGGCCGCCGCCGCGGAGCTGCAGTTCGAGCTGGCCGGCCGGCTCCGCGACGAGATCAGCGACCTCAAGAAGGAGCTGCGTCAGATGGTCGAGGCGACGAAGTAA
- a CDS encoding phospholipase D-like domain-containing protein, with amino-acid sequence MAHGDQDPLAGVRKALRRALMALIGVPFLVAIAMSLVDSYRRRGKRPKPFPTRPPESVPVGEGQLTTFTYGNDLYEAMLEAIEGARSQILFETYIWKGDAMGERFKRALIDAADRGVDVYCTYDAFANLVVSPAFKRFPGHVKVLRYPVYGAGWRFFDIRRYGRDHRKILVVDDNVGFIGGYNVGSAYATEWRDTHVKITGPAVWDLKRAFADFWNLHRRRRIGSSERPLLLETASTWEPRVRVQRNVPRLLMFPIRAMYIEAINRASRNVWMTQAYFLPDQDFVDAVKNAALRGVDVRLLLPLKSNHIVADWVSRGYFSQMLDAGVRILRYRDAMVHAKTATVDGRWATVGTANIDRLSLQGNYEINLEVIDEGFARELEAIFEVDQSHCLELTSGEWEARDMHRKFTEMLLTPLRPLL; translated from the coding sequence GTGGCCCACGGTGACCAGGACCCGCTTGCCGGGGTGAGGAAGGCGCTGCGCCGGGCCCTGATGGCGCTGATCGGCGTCCCGTTCCTCGTCGCCATCGCGATGTCGCTCGTCGACTCCTACCGCCGGCGCGGCAAGCGGCCCAAGCCGTTCCCGACCCGCCCGCCGGAGTCGGTGCCCGTGGGCGAGGGCCAGCTGACCACCTTCACCTACGGCAACGACCTCTACGAGGCGATGCTCGAGGCCATCGAGGGTGCCCGCAGCCAGATCCTCTTCGAGACCTACATCTGGAAGGGCGACGCGATGGGGGAGCGGTTCAAGCGCGCCCTGATCGACGCGGCCGACCGAGGCGTGGACGTCTACTGCACCTACGACGCCTTCGCGAACCTCGTGGTGTCGCCGGCGTTCAAGCGGTTCCCCGGCCACGTCAAGGTCCTGCGCTACCCGGTGTACGGCGCCGGCTGGCGGTTCTTCGACATCCGCCGCTACGGGCGCGACCACCGCAAGATCCTCGTGGTCGACGACAACGTCGGCTTCATCGGCGGCTACAACGTCGGCTCGGCGTACGCGACCGAGTGGCGCGACACCCACGTCAAGATCACCGGCCCCGCGGTGTGGGACCTCAAGCGTGCCTTCGCCGACTTCTGGAACCTGCACCGGCGGCGCCGGATCGGCTCCTCGGAGCGACCCCTGCTGCTGGAGACCGCCTCCACCTGGGAGCCGCGGGTGCGGGTGCAGCGCAACGTGCCCCGGCTGCTGATGTTCCCGATCCGAGCCATGTACATCGAGGCGATCAACCGCGCCAGCCGCAACGTGTGGATGACGCAGGCCTACTTCCTGCCCGACCAGGACTTCGTGGACGCGGTGAAGAACGCCGCGCTGCGCGGGGTGGACGTGCGGCTGCTGCTGCCGCTGAAGTCGAACCACATCGTCGCCGACTGGGTCTCGCGCGGCTACTTCAGCCAGATGCTGGACGCGGGGGTGCGGATCCTGCGGTACCGCGACGCGATGGTGCACGCCAAGACCGCCACCGTGGACGGGCGCTGGGCGACGGTGGGCACCGCCAACATCGACCGGCTCAGCCTGCAGGGCAACTACGAGATCAACCTCGAGGTGATCGACGAGGGGTTCGCCCGCGAGCTCGAGGCCATCTTCGAGGTCGACCAGTCGCACTGCCTGGAGCTGACCAGCGGCGAGTGGGAGGCCCGGGACATGCACCGCAAGTTCACCGAGATGCTGCTCACGCCGCTGCGCCCCCTGCTCTGA
- a CDS encoding DNA-3-methyladenine glycosylase family protein, translated as MHSRYDERVWRPGRVVETAAVLRQQRRGAGDPTHRLAVAGWHWRASRTPLGPVTLAVGDQRPDGSVLARAWGPGAQWALEQLPELLGEADDWSGFSPRHPVLAEARRRRPHLRLGRTARVLEALVPSIIEQKVTGAEAFAGFRALVHRHGEPAPGPGAEHGLMLPPDAATLRAIPSWEWLALHIDPARSRAVVTAARHADALERLAGLGGEEADRALCSLPGIGVWTSAEVRQRALGDPDAVSFGDYHVAKDVGWMLTGTELDDAGLAAYLEPWRPQRGRVPFLLLAAGLRRPRHGPRMAPRRHLGVRGARG; from the coding sequence GTGCACAGCCGGTACGACGAGCGCGTCTGGCGCCCCGGGCGGGTGGTGGAGACCGCCGCCGTGCTCCGGCAGCAGCGCCGTGGTGCGGGCGACCCGACGCACCGGCTCGCGGTGGCCGGCTGGCACTGGCGGGCGAGCCGCACCCCGCTGGGCCCGGTCACTCTGGCGGTCGGTGACCAGCGCCCGGACGGCTCCGTCCTCGCCCGGGCCTGGGGCCCGGGGGCGCAGTGGGCGCTGGAGCAGCTGCCCGAGCTGCTCGGCGAGGCCGACGACTGGTCCGGCTTCTCACCGCGGCACCCGGTGCTCGCCGAGGCCCGGCGCCGCCGCCCCCACCTCAGGCTCGGACGCACCGCGCGGGTGTTGGAGGCTCTCGTGCCCAGCATCATCGAGCAGAAGGTGACCGGTGCCGAGGCGTTCGCCGGCTTCCGCGCCCTGGTGCACCGGCACGGCGAGCCGGCCCCGGGCCCAGGCGCCGAGCACGGCCTGATGCTGCCCCCGGACGCCGCGACGCTGCGCGCCATCCCCAGCTGGGAGTGGCTGGCGCTGCACATCGACCCCGCCCGCTCCCGGGCCGTGGTCACCGCGGCCCGGCACGCGGACGCGCTCGAGCGCCTCGCCGGGCTCGGTGGCGAGGAGGCCGACCGGGCGCTGTGCAGCCTGCCGGGCATCGGGGTGTGGACCAGCGCGGAGGTGCGGCAGCGGGCGCTGGGGGACCCCGACGCCGTCTCGTTCGGCGACTACCACGTGGCCAAGGACGTCGGCTGGATGCTGACGGGGACCGAGCTCGACGACGCCGGCCTCGCGGCGTACCTGGAGCCCTGGCGGCCCCAACGCGGGCGGGTGCCGTTCCTGCTCCTCGCCGCCGGGCTGCGGCGCCCGCGCCACGGGCCGCGGATGGCGCCGAGGCGACACCTCGGCGTCCGTGGCGCCCGCGGCTGA